Below is a window of Verrucomicrobiia bacterium DNA.
CACGCTCCCCCGCCCTGTCTCAAAATAGCTGCGGATTCCCTCAATCCCGCAGATCACGCCGCCCGTGGGGAAATCCGGCCCCTTGATGAACTTCATCAGCTCGGTCGCCGTGATCGCAGGATTGTCGATTTGCGCGCTGATGCCATCAATGACTTCGCCAAGATTGTGCGGCGGCATGTTCGTCGCCATGCCCACCGCGATGCCCGTCCCGCCATTGACGAGCAGGTTCGGAAAGGCCGCGGGGAAAACCGTCGGCTCGGTCATTCGTTCATCGTAGTTCGGAACAAAATCCACCGTGTCCCGATCCATGTCCTGCATCAAAGCCGCGCCCAGGTGCGTCAGCCGCGCCTCCGTATAACGCATTGCCGCGGGCGGATCGTTTTCAATCGATCCGAAATTACCCTTCCCATCCACCAACCGCTCACGCATCGCCCACGGCTGTGCCATGTGGACCAGCGTGGGATAAATCACCGCTTCACCGTGCGGATGGTAATTGCCCGAGGTGTCGCCGCAGATCTTCGCGCATTTGTAAGGCTTGCGCCCTGGAAACAGCGACAGCTCATGCATGGCGTAGAGGATGCGCCGTTGCGATGGCTTCAACCCGTCCCGCACGTCAGGCAATGCGCGCGAAATGATCACCGACATCGAGTAGTCCAGGAAGGACGCCTTGATTTCCTCGGCTACGTTGATCTTCGCGATCTTTTCGCCCTGTGAATAAGCGCCGCCTGATGGCTGCGGCTGTTCTGTAGATTCAGTTTCGTCTGGCATGAAAAAATTCTATTTCGTTGGCGGCCGCGGAACCGCGGCAAGCCCTATGTAATCCGAAGCTTCGCAAACACGCTCGTCACTGCTGCACATCGCTTCCCCGCCGTGAAGCTCTGCTGTCGCGACGTGAATCGCGTCCAGCGTTCGCAGCGGAATCACGGGTGCACACTGTTCGATCACCGCGCCTGCACGTTCGATAACTTGCCGATTCAGCGGCAGCAGGACAATTTCCTGCTCGCGAATGCGGTCCTGGAAAGCCCGCCAGCTCGCCATCCGCGCCTCGCGTGTAATCCGCCCGGCCCGCTCTTTCGCGAAAAGGGCGGATCGAATTTCCGCAACCGCGAGTTCGGATGTGACAACCGCCTCGCCCGTCACTATCGCGTTGTATGCCTCGCTGTCAGGCTCGTAGGTGACCAGTTTGAGGATGACGCAGCTATCGAGGTACATCGTCGTTACCAGCCACGGCCATCACGATCCGCGCGTATGATTTCGCCCGCAAACGGCCCCTCGGTTTGCATGGGCATGGTCTTCAAGTGGTCCATGGTCCCCGTGAACACTTTACGCCGCCTGCGTTCCGTCATGGGAACGAGGACAGCCTTGGGTTTTCCGTCGCTCGTGATCGTCACTTCCTGTCCACCCGCAACCAGCTCCAGTAATGCCGAAAGCTTTGCCTTCGCTGCTCGCACTGGGATGCTGAGTCCAATCCCAGGCAATGCCACAGCCTCATTGAGAATTCCCGGCCGGGCCTTGGCTGCCCTGTGTTTTGCTGTTTTCGCTTTCACATCGAAATGTAGTCACTTGAGACCACATTCGTCAAACAATCACACATCCAGGTTGCGAACGTTGAGCGCGTTGTCTTCGATGAACTGGCGGCGCGGCTCGACTTCTTCGCCCATCAACCGTGTGAACATTTCCTCAGCTTCAACGGCATCGGTCAGGTCGATTCTCAGCAACTTGCGCTTGGCCGGATTCATTGTTGTTTCAAATAATTCCTTCGCATCCATTTCACCCAATCCCTTGAATCGCGTAACCTGGATGCCT
It encodes the following:
- a CDS encoding type II toxin-antitoxin system prevent-host-death family antitoxin encodes the protein MKAKTAKHRAAKARPGILNEAVALPGIGLSIPVRAAKAKLSALLELVAGGQEVTITSDGKPKAVLVPMTERRRRKVFTGTMDHLKTMPMQTEGPFAGEIIRADRDGRGW
- a CDS encoding type II toxin-antitoxin system VapC family toxin; this encodes MYLDSCVILKLVTYEPDSEAYNAIVTGEAVVTSELAVAEIRSALFAKERAGRITREARMASWRAFQDRIREQEIVLLPLNRQVIERAGAVIEQCAPVIPLRTLDAIHVATAELHGGEAMCSSDERVCEASDYIGLAAVPRPPTK